Proteins encoded in a region of the Leopardus geoffroyi isolate Oge1 chromosome E2, O.geoffroyi_Oge1_pat1.0, whole genome shotgun sequence genome:
- the HSF4 gene encoding heat shock factor protein 4 isoform X2: MQEAPAALPTEPGPSPVPAFLGKLWALVGDPGTDHLIRWSPSGTSFLVSDQSRFAKEVLPQYFKHSNMASFVRQLNMYGFRKVVSIEQGGLLRPERDHVEFQHPSFVRGREQLLERVRRKVPALRSDDGRWRPEDLGRLLGEVQALRGVQESTEARLRELRQQNEILWREVVTLRQSHGQQHRVIGKLIQCLFGPLQTGPSNAGAKRKLSLMLDEGSSCPTAAKFSACPLPGALLQDPYFIQSPLPETTLGLTSSHRARGPIISDIHEDSPSPDGTRLSPSSGGRREKGLALLKEEPASPGGEGEAGLALAPNECDFCVTAPPPLPVAVVQAILEGKGSFSPDGPRNAQQPEPRGPREVPDRGTLGLDRGMRSPENLLPPMLLRAPPESVEPAGPLDVLGPSHQGREWTLMDLDMELSLMQPLVPERSENELAVKGLNSPGPGKDSTLGAPLLLDVQAALGSPALGLPGALNDLQRS; the protein is encoded by the exons ATGCAGGAAGCGCCAGCAGCGCTGCCCACGGAGCCGGGCCCCAGCCCCGTGCCTGCCTTCCTCGGCAAGCTGTGGGCGCTGGTGGGTGACCCGGGGACCGACCATCTGATCCGCTGGAGCCCG AGCGGGACCAGTTTCCTCGTAAGCGACCAGAGCCGCTTCGCCAAGGAAGTGCTGCCCCAATACTTCAAACACAGCAACATGGCGAGCTTTGTGCGGCAACTCAACATGT ACGGTTTTCGGAAGGTGGTGAGCATCGAGCAGGGCGGCCTGCTGAGGCCAGAGCGCGACCACGTCGAATTCCAGCACCCGAGCTTCGTACGCGGCCGAGAGCAACTACTGGAACGCGTGCGGCGCAAG GTGCCTGCGCTGCGCAGCGACGACGGCCGCTGGCGCCCCGAGGACTTGGGCCGGCTGCTGGGCGAGGTGCAGGCTTTGCGGGGAGTGCAGGAGAGCACCGAGGCGCGGCTGCGGGAGCTCAGGCA GCAGAACGAGATCTTATGGAGGGAGGTGGTGACTTTACGGCAGAGCCATGGTCAGCAGCACCGGGTCATTGGCAAG CTGATCCAGTGCCTCTTCGGGCCACTTCAGACAGGGCCCAGTAACGCAGGAGCTAAGAGAAAGCT GTCCCTGATGCTGGATGAGGGGAGCTCATGCCCAACAGCAGCCAAATTCAGTGCCTGCCCCCTACCTGGTGCCCTCCTTCAGGATCCCTACTTTATCCAGTCG CCCCTCCCAGAGACCACCTTGGGCCTCACCAGCTCTCACAGGGCCAGGGGCCCTATCATTTCTGACATCCATGAAGACTCTCCATCCCCTGATGGGACCAGGCTTTCTCCTTCCAGTGGTGGCAGGAG GGAGAAGGGCCTGGCACTGCTCAAAGAAGAGCCGGCCAGTCCAGGGGGGGAAGGCGAGGCCGGGCTGGCCCTAGCCCCAAACGAGTGTGACTTCTGCGTGACAGCACCCCCACCGCTGCCTGTGGCTGTGGTGCAGGCCATCCTGGAAGGGAAAGGGAGCTTCAGCCCTGACGGGCCCAGGAATGCCCAACAGCCTGAACCAAGAGGTCCCAGGGAGGTACCTGACAG GGGAACTCTGGGCCTGGACAGGGGCATGCGGAGCCCAGAGAATCTTCTGCCTCCCATGCTGCTTCGGGCCCCccctgaaagtgtggagcctgcgggGCCCCTGGAT GTGCTAGGCCCCAGCCACCAAGGGCGAGAATGGACCCTGATGGACTTGGACATGGAGCTGTCCCTG ATGCAGCCATTGGTTCCAGAGAGGAGTGAGAATGAGCTGGCAGTCAAGGGGTTAAATTCTCCAGGGCCAG GGAAGGACTCCACACTTGGGGCACCACTCCTGCTGGATGTCCAAGCGGCTTTGGGAAGCCCAGCTCTCGGCCTTCCTGGAGCTTTAAACGATTTACAGCGCTCCTGA
- the B3GNT9 gene encoding UDP-GlcNAc:betaGal beta-1,3-N-acetylglucosaminyltransferase 9 isoform X2: MRRRLRLRGDASITLLLGTALGLLLYTQREGATPTTNAPRAQGKVEAAPTPGLRVFQARDADAAPAPAPLVYEGDTPEPPTPTGPFDFGRYLRAKDQRRFPLLINQPHKCRGDGAPEGGPDLLIAVKSVAADFERRQAVRQTWGAEGRVQGALVRRVFLLGVPRSTGTDRADAEGEGTRTHWPALLRAESRAYADILLWAFDDTFFNLTLKEIHFLAWASAYCPEVRFVFKGDADVFVHVGNLLEFLAPRDPAQDLLAGDVIVQARPIRARASKYYIPEAVYGLPAYPAYAGGGGFVLSGVTLRRLAGACAQVELFPIDDVFLGMCLQRLRLTPEPHPAFRTFGIPRPSAAPHLRTFDPCFYRELVVVHGLSAADIWLMWRLLNGPHGPACARPWPAAAGSFRWDS, encoded by the coding sequence ATGAGGCGGAGGCTGCGCCTACGCGGGGACGCGTCGATCACGCTTCTCCTTGGCACCGCCCTCGGCCTCCTGCTCTATACACAGCGCGAGGGCGCGACCCCGACGACCAACGCACCCCGAGCGCAAGGGAAGGTAGAGGCAGCGCCTACTCCGGGACTCCGAGTCTTCCAGGCACGGGACGCGGacgcagccccagccccagcccctctggTCTACGAAGGGGACACACCGGAGCCGCCCACACCCACGGGACCCTTTGACTTTGGCCGCTACCTACGCGCCAAGGACCAGCGGCGCTTCCCCTTGCTCATTAATCAGCCGCACAAATGCCGAGGAGATGGCGCACCTGAAGGTGGACCCGACTTGCTCATCGCCGTCAAGTCCGTGGCGGCGGACTTCGAGCGGCGCCAGGCCGTGCGCCAGACGTGGGGTGCTGAGGGCCGTGTGCAGGGGGCGCTCGTGCGCCGCGTGTTCTTGCTGGGCGTGCCCAGGAGCACGGGCACTGACAGGGCAGACGCCGAGGGAGAAGGCACGCGAACCCACTGGCCAGCCCTGCTGCGTGCCGAAAGCCGTGCATACGCGGACATCTTGCTCTGGGCTTTTGACGACACTTTCTTCAACCTAACGCTCAAGGAGATCCACTTTCTGGCCTGGGCCTCGGCCTACTGTCCCGAGGTGCGCTTCGTTTTTAAGGGCGACGCAGATGTGTTTGTGCACGTGGGAAACCTGCTGGAGTTCCTGGCGCCGCGGGACCCGGCGCAGGACCTGCTTGCGGGTGACGTGATTGTGCAGGCTCGGCCAATCCGCGCGCGGGCTAGCAAATACTACATCCCAGAGGCTGTGTATGGCTTGCCAGCCTACCCGGCCTACGCGGGTGGTGGTGGCTTTGTGCTTTCAGGGGTTACGCTGCGTCGCCTGGCCGGCGCCTGTGCACAAGTTGagcttttccccattgacgaCGTCTTTCTGGGCATGTGTCTACAGCGCCTTCGGCTCACACCGGAACCTCACCCTGCTTTCCGCACTTTTGGCATCCCTCGTCCTTCAGCCGCGCCGCACCTGCGCACCTTTGACCCCTGCTTTTACCGGGAGCTAGTTGTAGTGCACGGGCTCTCGGCGGCCGACATCTGGCTTATGTGGCGCCTGCTGAACGGGCCCCATGGCCCAGCCTGTGCGCGTCCTTGGCCTGCCGCTGCTGGCTCTTTCCGGTGGGACTCCTAG
- the HSF4 gene encoding heat shock factor protein 4 isoform X1, translated as MQEAPAALPTEPGPSPVPAFLGKLWALVGDPGTDHLIRWSPSGTSFLVSDQSRFAKEVLPQYFKHSNMASFVRQLNMYGFRKVVSIEQGGLLRPERDHVEFQHPSFVRGREQLLERVRRKVPALRSDDGRWRPEDLGRLLGEVQALRGVQESTEARLRELRQQNEILWREVVTLRQSHGQQHRVIGKLIQCLFGPLQTGPSNAGAKRKLSLMLDEGSSCPTAAKFSACPLPGALLQDPYFIQSPLPETTLGLTSSHRARGPIISDIHEDSPSPDGTRLSPSSGGRREKGLALLKEEPASPGGEGEAGLALAPNECDFCVTAPPPLPVAVVQAILEGKGSFSPDGPRNAQQPEPRGPREVPDRILGNLMGVNTTGRQQFSVHRGTLGLDRGMRSPENLLPPMLLRAPPESVEPAGPLDVLGPSHQGREWTLMDLDMELSLMQPLVPERSENELAVKGLNSPGPGKDSTLGAPLLLDVQAALGSPALGLPGALNDLQRS; from the exons ATGCAGGAAGCGCCAGCAGCGCTGCCCACGGAGCCGGGCCCCAGCCCCGTGCCTGCCTTCCTCGGCAAGCTGTGGGCGCTGGTGGGTGACCCGGGGACCGACCATCTGATCCGCTGGAGCCCG AGCGGGACCAGTTTCCTCGTAAGCGACCAGAGCCGCTTCGCCAAGGAAGTGCTGCCCCAATACTTCAAACACAGCAACATGGCGAGCTTTGTGCGGCAACTCAACATGT ACGGTTTTCGGAAGGTGGTGAGCATCGAGCAGGGCGGCCTGCTGAGGCCAGAGCGCGACCACGTCGAATTCCAGCACCCGAGCTTCGTACGCGGCCGAGAGCAACTACTGGAACGCGTGCGGCGCAAG GTGCCTGCGCTGCGCAGCGACGACGGCCGCTGGCGCCCCGAGGACTTGGGCCGGCTGCTGGGCGAGGTGCAGGCTTTGCGGGGAGTGCAGGAGAGCACCGAGGCGCGGCTGCGGGAGCTCAGGCA GCAGAACGAGATCTTATGGAGGGAGGTGGTGACTTTACGGCAGAGCCATGGTCAGCAGCACCGGGTCATTGGCAAG CTGATCCAGTGCCTCTTCGGGCCACTTCAGACAGGGCCCAGTAACGCAGGAGCTAAGAGAAAGCT GTCCCTGATGCTGGATGAGGGGAGCTCATGCCCAACAGCAGCCAAATTCAGTGCCTGCCCCCTACCTGGTGCCCTCCTTCAGGATCCCTACTTTATCCAGTCG CCCCTCCCAGAGACCACCTTGGGCCTCACCAGCTCTCACAGGGCCAGGGGCCCTATCATTTCTGACATCCATGAAGACTCTCCATCCCCTGATGGGACCAGGCTTTCTCCTTCCAGTGGTGGCAGGAG GGAGAAGGGCCTGGCACTGCTCAAAGAAGAGCCGGCCAGTCCAGGGGGGGAAGGCGAGGCCGGGCTGGCCCTAGCCCCAAACGAGTGTGACTTCTGCGTGACAGCACCCCCACCGCTGCCTGTGGCTGTGGTGCAGGCCATCCTGGAAGGGAAAGGGAGCTTCAGCCCTGACGGGCCCAGGAATGCCCAACAGCCTGAACCAAGAGGTCCCAGGGAGGTACCTGACAG AATCCTTGGGAATCTAATGGGGGTGAACACTACAGGCCGACAGCAGTTCTCTGTGCACAGGGGAACTCTGGGCCTGGACAGGGGCATGCGGAGCCCAGAGAATCTTCTGCCTCCCATGCTGCTTCGGGCCCCccctgaaagtgtggagcctgcgggGCCCCTGGAT GTGCTAGGCCCCAGCCACCAAGGGCGAGAATGGACCCTGATGGACTTGGACATGGAGCTGTCCCTG ATGCAGCCATTGGTTCCAGAGAGGAGTGAGAATGAGCTGGCAGTCAAGGGGTTAAATTCTCCAGGGCCAG GGAAGGACTCCACACTTGGGGCACCACTCCTGCTGGATGTCCAAGCGGCTTTGGGAAGCCCAGCTCTCGGCCTTCCTGGAGCTTTAAACGATTTACAGCGCTCCTGA
- the TRADD gene encoding tumor necrosis factor receptor type 1-associated DEATH domain protein isoform X1, with protein sequence MGRLWPGPRPPPLQLPHSGGGKMASGPNGLEEWVGSAYLFVESSLDKVVLSDAYAHPQQKVAVYRALRTALAESVGSPEVLQMLKIHRSEPQLIVQVRFCGRQPCSRFLRAYREGALRAALQGCLAAALAQHSVPLELELRAGVERLDTLLTDEERCLSCIFAQKPDRLRDDELSELEDALRNLTCGSGGQGSDVEVAPVPSQSLDASLSDEKPPPPPPPSGQTFLFQGQPIVNRPLSLQDQQTFARSVGLKWRKVGRSLQRGCRALRDPALDSLAYEYERDGLYEQAFQLLRRFVQAEGRRATLQRLVEALEENELTSLAEDLLGLANPDGSLA encoded by the exons ATGGGCAGACTCTGGCCCGGTCCTAGACCCCCACCGCTGCAACTTCCACATTCAGGAG GAGGCAAGATGGCGAGTGGGCCAAATGGGCTCGAGGAGTGGGTGGGCAGCGCATACCTGTTTGTGGAGTCCTCGCTGGATAAAGTGGTCCTGTCTGATGCCTACGCTCACCCCCAGCAGAAGGTGGCGGTGTACAGGGCTCTGCGGACTGCACTGGCAG AGAGTGTTGGGAGTCCGGAGGTGCTGCAGATGCTCAAGATCCACCGCAGTGAACCGCAGCTGATTGTGCAGGTGCGTTTCTGCGGACGCCAGCCCTGCAGCCGCTTCCTGCGCGCTTATCGCGAGGGGGCGCTGCGCGCCGCGCTGCAAGGGTGCTTGGCAGCAGCACTCGCCCAGCATTCGGTGCCGTTGGAACTGGAGCTGCGCGCTGGCGTGGAGCGACTGGATACCTTGCTGACGGATGAAGAGCGCTGTTTGAGTTGTATCTTCGCCCAGAAG CCTGATCGGCTCCGGGACGACGAGCTCTCTGAGTTAGAGGATGCGCTCCGGAATCTGACATGCGGCTCAGGGGGCCAGGGTAGCGACGTGGAGGTCGCTCCGGTGCCCTCGCAGTCCCTGGATGCCTCTCTCTCAGACGagaagccgccgccgccgccgccgccatctgGTCAGACTTTTCTGTTCCAGGGTCAGCCCATAG TGAACCGGCCGCTGAGCCTGCAGGACCAACAGACGTTCGCGCGCTCAGTAGGCCTCAAGTGGCGCAAAGTTGGGCGCTCCTTGCAGCGAGGCTGTCGTGCGCTGCGGGACCCGGCGCTCGACTCACTGGCCTATGAGTACGAGCGCGACGGGCTGTACGAGCAGGCCTTCCAGCTGCTGCGGCGCTTCGTGCAGGCCGAGGGTCGCCGCGCCACGCTGCAGCGCCTGGTAGAGGCACTAGAGGAGAACGAGCTCACCAGCCTGGCAGAGGACTTGCTGGGCCTGGCGAATCCCGATGGCAGCCTGGCCTAG
- the TRADD gene encoding tumor necrosis factor receptor type 1-associated DEATH domain protein isoform X2, which yields MASGPNGLEEWVGSAYLFVESSLDKVVLSDAYAHPQQKVAVYRALRTALAESVGSPEVLQMLKIHRSEPQLIVQVRFCGRQPCSRFLRAYREGALRAALQGCLAAALAQHSVPLELELRAGVERLDTLLTDEERCLSCIFAQKPDRLRDDELSELEDALRNLTCGSGGQGSDVEVAPVPSQSLDASLSDEKPPPPPPPSGQTFLFQGQPIVNRPLSLQDQQTFARSVGLKWRKVGRSLQRGCRALRDPALDSLAYEYERDGLYEQAFQLLRRFVQAEGRRATLQRLVEALEENELTSLAEDLLGLANPDGSLA from the exons ATGGCGAGTGGGCCAAATGGGCTCGAGGAGTGGGTGGGCAGCGCATACCTGTTTGTGGAGTCCTCGCTGGATAAAGTGGTCCTGTCTGATGCCTACGCTCACCCCCAGCAGAAGGTGGCGGTGTACAGGGCTCTGCGGACTGCACTGGCAG AGAGTGTTGGGAGTCCGGAGGTGCTGCAGATGCTCAAGATCCACCGCAGTGAACCGCAGCTGATTGTGCAGGTGCGTTTCTGCGGACGCCAGCCCTGCAGCCGCTTCCTGCGCGCTTATCGCGAGGGGGCGCTGCGCGCCGCGCTGCAAGGGTGCTTGGCAGCAGCACTCGCCCAGCATTCGGTGCCGTTGGAACTGGAGCTGCGCGCTGGCGTGGAGCGACTGGATACCTTGCTGACGGATGAAGAGCGCTGTTTGAGTTGTATCTTCGCCCAGAAG CCTGATCGGCTCCGGGACGACGAGCTCTCTGAGTTAGAGGATGCGCTCCGGAATCTGACATGCGGCTCAGGGGGCCAGGGTAGCGACGTGGAGGTCGCTCCGGTGCCCTCGCAGTCCCTGGATGCCTCTCTCTCAGACGagaagccgccgccgccgccgccgccatctgGTCAGACTTTTCTGTTCCAGGGTCAGCCCATAG TGAACCGGCCGCTGAGCCTGCAGGACCAACAGACGTTCGCGCGCTCAGTAGGCCTCAAGTGGCGCAAAGTTGGGCGCTCCTTGCAGCGAGGCTGTCGTGCGCTGCGGGACCCGGCGCTCGACTCACTGGCCTATGAGTACGAGCGCGACGGGCTGTACGAGCAGGCCTTCCAGCTGCTGCGGCGCTTCGTGCAGGCCGAGGGTCGCCGCGCCACGCTGCAGCGCCTGGTAGAGGCACTAGAGGAGAACGAGCTCACCAGCCTGGCAGAGGACTTGCTGGGCCTGGCGAATCCCGATGGCAGCCTGGCCTAG
- the HSF4 gene encoding heat shock factor protein 4 isoform X3, with amino-acid sequence MASFVRQLNMYGFRKVVSIEQGGLLRPERDHVEFQHPSFVRGREQLLERVRRKVPALRSDDGRWRPEDLGRLLGEVQALRGVQESTEARLRELRQQNEILWREVVTLRQSHGQQHRVIGKLIQCLFGPLQTGPSNAGAKRKLSLMLDEGSSCPTAAKFSACPLPGALLQDPYFIQSPLPETTLGLTSSHRARGPIISDIHEDSPSPDGTRLSPSSGGRREKGLALLKEEPASPGGEGEAGLALAPNECDFCVTAPPPLPVAVVQAILEGKGSFSPDGPRNAQQPEPRGPREVPDRILGNLMGVNTTGRQQFSVHRGTLGLDRGMRSPENLLPPMLLRAPPESVEPAGPLDVLGPSHQGREWTLMDLDMELSLMQPLVPERSENELAVKGLNSPGPGKDSTLGAPLLLDVQAALGSPALGLPGALNDLQRS; translated from the exons ATGGCGAGCTTTGTGCGGCAACTCAACATGT ACGGTTTTCGGAAGGTGGTGAGCATCGAGCAGGGCGGCCTGCTGAGGCCAGAGCGCGACCACGTCGAATTCCAGCACCCGAGCTTCGTACGCGGCCGAGAGCAACTACTGGAACGCGTGCGGCGCAAG GTGCCTGCGCTGCGCAGCGACGACGGCCGCTGGCGCCCCGAGGACTTGGGCCGGCTGCTGGGCGAGGTGCAGGCTTTGCGGGGAGTGCAGGAGAGCACCGAGGCGCGGCTGCGGGAGCTCAGGCA GCAGAACGAGATCTTATGGAGGGAGGTGGTGACTTTACGGCAGAGCCATGGTCAGCAGCACCGGGTCATTGGCAAG CTGATCCAGTGCCTCTTCGGGCCACTTCAGACAGGGCCCAGTAACGCAGGAGCTAAGAGAAAGCT GTCCCTGATGCTGGATGAGGGGAGCTCATGCCCAACAGCAGCCAAATTCAGTGCCTGCCCCCTACCTGGTGCCCTCCTTCAGGATCCCTACTTTATCCAGTCG CCCCTCCCAGAGACCACCTTGGGCCTCACCAGCTCTCACAGGGCCAGGGGCCCTATCATTTCTGACATCCATGAAGACTCTCCATCCCCTGATGGGACCAGGCTTTCTCCTTCCAGTGGTGGCAGGAG GGAGAAGGGCCTGGCACTGCTCAAAGAAGAGCCGGCCAGTCCAGGGGGGGAAGGCGAGGCCGGGCTGGCCCTAGCCCCAAACGAGTGTGACTTCTGCGTGACAGCACCCCCACCGCTGCCTGTGGCTGTGGTGCAGGCCATCCTGGAAGGGAAAGGGAGCTTCAGCCCTGACGGGCCCAGGAATGCCCAACAGCCTGAACCAAGAGGTCCCAGGGAGGTACCTGACAG AATCCTTGGGAATCTAATGGGGGTGAACACTACAGGCCGACAGCAGTTCTCTGTGCACAGGGGAACTCTGGGCCTGGACAGGGGCATGCGGAGCCCAGAGAATCTTCTGCCTCCCATGCTGCTTCGGGCCCCccctgaaagtgtggagcctgcgggGCCCCTGGAT GTGCTAGGCCCCAGCCACCAAGGGCGAGAATGGACCCTGATGGACTTGGACATGGAGCTGTCCCTG ATGCAGCCATTGGTTCCAGAGAGGAGTGAGAATGAGCTGGCAGTCAAGGGGTTAAATTCTCCAGGGCCAG GGAAGGACTCCACACTTGGGGCACCACTCCTGCTGGATGTCCAAGCGGCTTTGGGAAGCCCAGCTCTCGGCCTTCCTGGAGCTTTAAACGATTTACAGCGCTCCTGA
- the B3GNT9 gene encoding UDP-GlcNAc:betaGal beta-1,3-N-acetylglucosaminyltransferase 9 isoform X1, whose protein sequence is MSRRAQLEGHVAAAPAPLPANAAFGPGPVHGCPWDPALSPGALASGAAPLPRDERGGGVSHADMRRRLRLRGDASITLLLGTALGLLLYTQREGATPTTNAPRAQGKVEAAPTPGLRVFQARDADAAPAPAPLVYEGDTPEPPTPTGPFDFGRYLRAKDQRRFPLLINQPHKCRGDGAPEGGPDLLIAVKSVAADFERRQAVRQTWGAEGRVQGALVRRVFLLGVPRSTGTDRADAEGEGTRTHWPALLRAESRAYADILLWAFDDTFFNLTLKEIHFLAWASAYCPEVRFVFKGDADVFVHVGNLLEFLAPRDPAQDLLAGDVIVQARPIRARASKYYIPEAVYGLPAYPAYAGGGGFVLSGVTLRRLAGACAQVELFPIDDVFLGMCLQRLRLTPEPHPAFRTFGIPRPSAAPHLRTFDPCFYRELVVVHGLSAADIWLMWRLLNGPHGPACARPWPAAAGSFRWDS, encoded by the exons ATGTCCCGGCGCGCACAGCTGGAGGGTCACGTGGCAGCGGCCCCGGCCCCCCTTCCTGCCAACGCTGCATTTGGCCCAGGCCCGGTTCATGGCTGCCCTTGGGACCCTGCGCTGAGCCCCGGAGCCCTGGCGTCCGGGGCCGCGCCGCTCCCAAGGGACGAGA ggggcgggggcgtgAGCCACGCGGACATGAGGCGGAGGCTGCGCCTACGCGGGGACGCGTCGATCACGCTTCTCCTTGGCACCGCCCTCGGCCTCCTGCTCTATACACAGCGCGAGGGCGCGACCCCGACGACCAACGCACCCCGAGCGCAAGGGAAGGTAGAGGCAGCGCCTACTCCGGGACTCCGAGTCTTCCAGGCACGGGACGCGGacgcagccccagccccagcccctctggTCTACGAAGGGGACACACCGGAGCCGCCCACACCCACGGGACCCTTTGACTTTGGCCGCTACCTACGCGCCAAGGACCAGCGGCGCTTCCCCTTGCTCATTAATCAGCCGCACAAATGCCGAGGAGATGGCGCACCTGAAGGTGGACCCGACTTGCTCATCGCCGTCAAGTCCGTGGCGGCGGACTTCGAGCGGCGCCAGGCCGTGCGCCAGACGTGGGGTGCTGAGGGCCGTGTGCAGGGGGCGCTCGTGCGCCGCGTGTTCTTGCTGGGCGTGCCCAGGAGCACGGGCACTGACAGGGCAGACGCCGAGGGAGAAGGCACGCGAACCCACTGGCCAGCCCTGCTGCGTGCCGAAAGCCGTGCATACGCGGACATCTTGCTCTGGGCTTTTGACGACACTTTCTTCAACCTAACGCTCAAGGAGATCCACTTTCTGGCCTGGGCCTCGGCCTACTGTCCCGAGGTGCGCTTCGTTTTTAAGGGCGACGCAGATGTGTTTGTGCACGTGGGAAACCTGCTGGAGTTCCTGGCGCCGCGGGACCCGGCGCAGGACCTGCTTGCGGGTGACGTGATTGTGCAGGCTCGGCCAATCCGCGCGCGGGCTAGCAAATACTACATCCCAGAGGCTGTGTATGGCTTGCCAGCCTACCCGGCCTACGCGGGTGGTGGTGGCTTTGTGCTTTCAGGGGTTACGCTGCGTCGCCTGGCCGGCGCCTGTGCACAAGTTGagcttttccccattgacgaCGTCTTTCTGGGCATGTGTCTACAGCGCCTTCGGCTCACACCGGAACCTCACCCTGCTTTCCGCACTTTTGGCATCCCTCGTCCTTCAGCCGCGCCGCACCTGCGCACCTTTGACCCCTGCTTTTACCGGGAGCTAGTTGTAGTGCACGGGCTCTCGGCGGCCGACATCTGGCTTATGTGGCGCCTGCTGAACGGGCCCCATGGCCCAGCCTGTGCGCGTCCTTGGCCTGCCGCTGCTGGCTCTTTCCGGTGGGACTCCTAG
- the FBXL8 gene encoding F-box/LRR-repeat protein 8, whose product MTEPGEQLPEEVLALIFRHLPLRDRATASRVCRAWAAAATCSAVWHDTIISYDCEREGTLLPYLSACLDHVHNLRLEFEPSREPSRRAATELLTALAGRTPGLRSLLLNCHGEKPLFDAGRDILDAVHAICRASCALRHLDLRRLPFTLDDALVLQASRGCPELRSLFLNNCTLVGSVSPDSVLELLKACPRLRALGLHLASLSGTALQVLAAPDRAPFAHLALRCACPEDVRAPPLPEEDWAAVRRRHPRLVVELELEPALPDESVTRVLQPTVPVAALRLSLSGDTVGPVRFAARHYASTLRALEVRAAASAELDAALELLAVRCTDLREVHCFCVVRPSVLHAFRAHCPRLRSYTLKLTREPHPWLPTLVA is encoded by the exons ATGACAGAGCCTGGAGAGCAACTGCCAGAGGAGGTGCTGGCGCTTATCTTTCGCCACCTGCCCCTGCGGGACCGTGCCACTGCCTCCAGGGTCTGCAGAGCCTGGGCTGCTGCTGCTACCTGCAGCGCGGTGTGGCACGACACAATCATCAG TTACGACTGTGAGCGAGAAGGTACGCTGCTACCATATCTGTCCGCCTGCCTGGACCACGTTCACAATCTACGGCTGGAATTTGAGCCGTCGAGGGAGCCGAGCCGCAGGGCGGCCACTGAGTTGCTGACGGCACTGGCGGGTCGTACCCCAGGGCTTCGAAGCCTGCTCCTGAATTGCCACGGAGAAAAGCCCCTCTTCGACGCAGGCCGCGACATCCTGGACGCCGTGCACGCCATCTGTCGGGCCTCCTGCGCGCTGCGTCACCTCGACCTTCGGCGCTTGCCTTTCACACTGGACGACGCACTGGTGCTGCAGGCGTCACGCGGCTGTCCCGAGCTCCGAAGCCTTTTCCTAAACAACTGTACGCTGGTGGGCAGCGTGAGTCCAGACTCCGTGCTAGAGCTACTGAAGGCCTGCCCGCGTCTGCGCGCCCTTGGGCTGCACCTGGCCAGCCTGTCGGGCACCGCCCTCCAGGTGTTAGCGGCGCCAGACCGCGCGCCTTTCGCTCACTTGGCCCTACGGTGCGCGTGCCCCGAGGACGTACGCGCGCCCCCCTTGCCCGAGGAAGACTGGGCCGCAGTGCGCCGCCGCCACCCAAGACTGGTcgtggagctggagctggagccagCGCTGCCTGACGAGAGCGTGACGCGGGTCCTGCAGCCTACCGTGCCAGTGGCTGCGCTGCGCCTCAGTCTCTCTGGGGACACCGTAGGTCCGGTGCGCTTTGCTGCGCGCCACTATGCCTCAACCTTGCGCGCGCTCGAGGTGCGCGCCGCTGCCTCAGCGGAGTTGGACGCCGCGCTGGAGTTGCTGGCTGTGCGCTGTACCGACCTGCGCGAAGTACACTGCTTCTGCGTCGTGCGACCCTCCGTGCTGCACGCCTTCCGCGCGCACTGTCCGCGCCTGCGCAGCTACACGCTCAAACTAACCCGGGAGCCACATCCCTGGCTGCCCACTCTTGTGGCGTGA